Proteins encoded together in one Shewanella oneidensis MR-1 window:
- a CDS encoding DUF2339 domain-containing protein — protein MPLKDDVDQLKAELAQLKLQHLSQQTSLSRQLAEFSAKLDTLSIRLEQQDNGANPTNITMEIAAPEPSPIAISVDNHTMGSDVAKQSEAVSHSIQPQATSPWQDDPWQRPREQHPNADSQQATDHELTKQVRAELGAQATNQVEAQVEAFLSQGVAAIMAPFVAIKEQVKGFYQHYQAKGLGPVFLMTVAGIITLTLGFGYLLQYSINHWFSELGKALLGFGCANAIIAGGIFIRQKRQGMADFGSGIVGLGLILNYLCAYFIGPYFEIIPNSASFILLLLITLAGYGLSMRLDAKVIAVIALIGGSTAPMMLLSQSYAPLLYIPYLLLIGTGALAQSRKLQWPLLLEITAFLHIACIETFSYFVDLPIHHWDSAAVLAVVSINALFYLYGIVGLIFSSSTTLSHRALALPIALLAFVLFELTQFTEFAGEIFIVNALACAGLYLKLKNRLDKSQSSLLLVFGGSFAAFAALYLLSHDFLGLVLLLEAILLLWIGLKEKLISVRAEAYVLLVMALALNAYGLLSGLTLLEQATLSPVGALGFPLIALALSAGGLFFTINQLTNNELKLSKLEGQLSYLLKEILSGFYVATLLVAAYLISSDYYLAIVPLLSLLLLYLSSKDKLIASEFAAWLLLLPLLFAVIEGITLSGSMSFRAQPLMAKLARIELFTALLLTHYWYRRYYPTSLFAQAAKQIQIGCYLLLPLLLLPKIIRSYWEFTAAALWFSGLFSLGLAYVIKHKALKIEAKILTWLAVLTTASLCLFEIWQGLIALLIGTLVMGFVLIRYRKLPEEWRQLLTLQWQLSPYYFALVLAVLVYGLNHIDVVAWSMTALALSGYFALLIQRRAKHTGPKKGLLVHIANEMQAAIRPSYSLAYGLCLGFALLPILLHFEISLRVDLNNALLILCEFTALALLATLILRRGVAIRLHRPFLPLQWLKWGWHGLLALSYLTWSYVFDNMIAAPLSAILLVVHGSVLMFISLKPQHSDMIRLAAGLFTLATLKVLLLDMASFELVQKVIAFMLIGVILLTVSYFYQKARNRQQQANS, from the coding sequence ATGCCGTTAAAGGATGACGTAGACCAACTCAAAGCGGAATTGGCACAATTAAAGTTGCAGCACCTCTCGCAGCAAACGTCGCTTAGCCGCCAACTGGCTGAATTTTCAGCCAAACTCGATACTTTAAGCATAAGGCTTGAACAGCAAGATAACGGCGCTAATCCAACGAATATTACAATGGAAATTGCCGCACCTGAGCCATCCCCCATTGCGATCTCAGTTGACAATCACACTATGGGGAGTGATGTCGCCAAGCAGTCAGAAGCGGTTTCACATTCTATTCAGCCACAAGCAACCTCCCCTTGGCAGGATGATCCGTGGCAGCGCCCCCGTGAGCAACATCCCAATGCCGACTCACAGCAAGCGACTGACCATGAGCTAACAAAGCAGGTGCGGGCGGAACTAGGCGCTCAAGCAACAAACCAAGTAGAAGCGCAAGTCGAAGCCTTTTTATCGCAAGGCGTTGCCGCAATAATGGCTCCATTTGTAGCCATTAAGGAACAGGTAAAAGGCTTCTATCAACACTATCAAGCCAAAGGCTTGGGGCCAGTGTTTTTAATGACTGTCGCTGGCATAATTACCCTCACCCTAGGTTTTGGTTATCTACTGCAATATTCCATCAATCATTGGTTTTCCGAACTCGGTAAAGCATTGCTCGGCTTTGGCTGTGCTAATGCGATAATCGCTGGCGGCATTTTTATCCGTCAAAAACGCCAAGGCATGGCCGACTTTGGCTCAGGTATCGTCGGACTAGGGCTGATCTTAAATTACCTGTGCGCCTATTTTATTGGCCCCTATTTTGAGATTATCCCCAACAGCGCCAGCTTCATTCTATTGCTATTGATAACCTTAGCGGGCTACGGCCTATCGATGCGTCTCGATGCTAAAGTCATTGCTGTCATCGCCTTAATCGGTGGTTCAACGGCACCTATGATGCTGTTATCCCAAAGCTATGCGCCGCTATTATATATCCCCTATTTACTGCTGATAGGTACTGGGGCATTGGCCCAAAGCCGCAAACTGCAATGGCCATTACTGCTTGAAATAACAGCCTTTTTACATATCGCTTGTATTGAAACCTTCAGCTATTTTGTCGATTTACCAATCCATCACTGGGACAGTGCTGCAGTGCTCGCCGTTGTCAGTATTAACGCCCTATTTTATCTCTATGGAATAGTAGGACTTATCTTTAGCTCATCAACAACACTCAGCCATAGGGCGTTGGCACTGCCGATTGCGTTATTGGCATTTGTGCTGTTTGAACTCACGCAATTTACTGAGTTTGCAGGGGAAATATTTATCGTCAATGCGCTGGCGTGCGCAGGACTATACCTCAAGCTTAAAAATCGACTCGATAAATCCCAAAGTAGCCTCTTACTGGTGTTTGGCGGAAGCTTTGCTGCCTTTGCGGCACTTTATCTGTTAAGCCATGATTTCTTAGGATTAGTATTGCTACTCGAGGCAATATTACTGTTGTGGATTGGCCTCAAAGAAAAACTGATTTCAGTACGGGCAGAAGCCTATGTCTTGCTGGTGATGGCACTGGCGCTCAATGCTTATGGCCTGCTCTCAGGCTTAACGTTACTCGAACAGGCCACTTTATCCCCTGTGGGGGCCCTTGGCTTCCCCCTTATCGCATTAGCCTTAAGTGCTGGCGGATTGTTCTTTACAATCAATCAGCTAACAAATAATGAATTAAAACTTTCCAAGTTAGAAGGACAACTCAGCTATCTACTAAAAGAAATCTTGAGTGGCTTTTATGTCGCGACCCTATTGGTTGCGGCTTATCTTATCAGCAGCGATTACTACCTCGCCATTGTGCCACTCCTTAGTCTGTTACTCTTGTATTTAAGTAGCAAAGACAAACTGATAGCCAGTGAGTTTGCTGCTTGGCTATTGCTGCTGCCATTGTTATTTGCCGTAATCGAAGGCATTACTCTCTCGGGCAGCATGAGTTTTAGAGCGCAGCCGCTGATGGCTAAACTGGCACGAATTGAATTATTCACCGCCCTATTATTAACCCATTATTGGTATCGCAGATACTATCCCACATCCCTATTTGCTCAAGCCGCCAAGCAGATACAAATTGGCTGTTATCTTCTTTTACCACTGCTTTTATTGCCAAAAATCATCCGCAGTTATTGGGAATTTACCGCGGCTGCACTCTGGTTTAGTGGCTTGTTTAGCCTTGGCTTAGCCTATGTGATCAAACATAAAGCCCTTAAGATTGAAGCTAAAATTCTAACTTGGCTTGCCGTACTCACCACAGCGAGCTTATGCCTGTTTGAAATCTGGCAAGGGCTTATCGCGCTGCTGATTGGCACACTTGTTATGGGATTTGTGCTCATCCGATATCGCAAACTCCCAGAGGAATGGCGCCAGCTGTTAACGCTTCAATGGCAACTTAGCCCCTATTATTTTGCGCTGGTATTAGCCGTACTTGTGTATGGATTAAATCACATTGATGTCGTGGCTTGGTCGATGACAGCTTTAGCCCTCAGCGGCTACTTTGCACTGTTGATCCAAAGACGGGCTAAACATACTGGCCCCAAAAAGGGCTTACTCGTCCACATTGCCAACGAGATGCAAGCTGCTATTCGACCAAGCTACAGCCTTGCCTACGGTCTTTGCCTTGGCTTCGCTCTGCTACCTATCCTGCTGCATTTTGAGATATCGCTGAGAGTAGATTTGAATAACGCGTTACTGATCCTCTGCGAATTTACCGCCTTAGCATTACTTGCCACGCTGATATTGCGCCGCGGCGTTGCTATCCGTTTACATCGACCCTTCTTACCGCTGCAATGGCTGAAATGGGGTTGGCATGGGTTACTTGCGCTCAGCTATCTCACTTGGAGTTATGTATTTGATAACATGATTGCCGCGCCGCTCAGTGCGATTTTATTAGTGGTGCATGGCAGCGTATTAATGTTTATCAGCTTAAAACCCCAACATTCGGACATGATCCGCCTCGCCGCAGGGCTCTTTACCTTAGCCACGCTCAAGGTGTTATTGCTCGATATGGCGTCCTTCGAGCTGGTGCAAAAAGTCATCGCCTTTATGTTGATTGGAGTGATTTTACTGACCGTATCTTACTTCTATCAAAAGGCGCGTAATCGCCAACAACAAGCAAATTCGTGA
- a CDS encoding methyltransferase, with translation MTTQFSVAGIELELFRYPASQESNLQAWDAADEHLINSLIEGGQIAVPTAIINDSFGALSCALSRINPNWPLRVETDARTSFLGTEQNHHRNQLPMDNLQWFTSRDTLPKDVALVLMKLPKNLTYFAHQLMRLSQILPAGCRVLVGAKAKSINSSLLALFAKHLGPANASLAWKKTRVITCISDGKPRALPNGITWNIPEFNLTISNLSNVFAANKLDIGARIMLDNLPQGKFNTVVDLGCGNGVLGLRAAQLYPNADIHFIDDSEMAVASAKANWTMNQLAEGKGHFHWDDCMTHLPEDIEPDLVLCNPPFHQGEAITDHIAWQMFLDARRRLKNGGILHIVGNRHLAYHVKLQRLFKNCTTVASNGKFVILQAQK, from the coding sequence ATGACGACACAATTTTCAGTAGCAGGAATAGAACTCGAACTATTTCGCTATCCCGCTTCGCAGGAATCTAATCTTCAAGCGTGGGATGCCGCAGACGAGCATTTAATCAATAGTCTGATTGAAGGTGGGCAAATCGCTGTGCCAACGGCCATTATTAACGATAGTTTTGGCGCCTTAAGTTGCGCCCTCTCCCGTATCAATCCCAACTGGCCACTTCGGGTTGAAACCGATGCCAGAACCAGTTTTTTAGGTACAGAGCAAAATCATCATCGCAATCAGTTACCTATGGATAACCTGCAATGGTTTACCAGTCGCGATACCTTGCCTAAAGATGTCGCTTTAGTGTTGATGAAATTACCGAAAAATCTCACCTACTTTGCCCACCAGCTAATGCGTCTGTCACAGATATTGCCAGCGGGATGTAGAGTGTTAGTGGGTGCTAAGGCCAAATCGATCAACAGTAGCTTACTGGCATTATTTGCTAAACATTTAGGGCCGGCGAATGCTAGCCTTGCTTGGAAAAAGACCCGAGTGATCACTTGTATTAGCGACGGAAAACCCAGAGCTTTACCGAATGGAATCACCTGGAATATTCCAGAGTTTAACCTAACAATCAGTAACTTAAGCAATGTATTTGCCGCCAACAAGCTCGATATCGGCGCACGAATTATGCTCGACAATCTACCCCAAGGAAAATTTAACACGGTTGTCGACCTTGGCTGTGGCAATGGCGTGCTCGGGCTTCGCGCCGCACAGTTATATCCTAATGCCGATATCCATTTTATCGATGACTCCGAAATGGCTGTCGCCTCGGCAAAGGCCAATTGGACAATGAATCAACTCGCCGAAGGCAAGGGACATTTTCATTGGGATGATTGCATGACCCATTTACCCGAAGATATCGAGCCTGATTTAGTGCTCTGTAATCCGCCCTTCCACCAAGGTGAAGCCATTACCGATCATATTGCTTGGCAAATGTTTTTAGACGCCCGTCGTCGGTTAAAAAATGGCGGGATTTTACATATAGTGGGCAATCGCCACTTGGCTTACCATGTGAAATTACAACGCTTATTTAAAAACTGCACCACCGTTGCCTCCAATGGCAAATTTGTCATCCTACAAGCCCAAAAATAA
- a CDS encoding alpha-ketoglutarate-dependent dioxygenase AlkB family protein — translation MKQADFGFELEAHPLETPDEAHVIESQDIRPPITLVRGYLGKAQQNALINEAQSYPLTRPQIQVFGRYHAIPRQQVWYGDLGCDYLYSGLFIRALPWPKYLQKLRDKLQRDFELGSNGVLVNRYADGQDCMGAHSDDEPEIAHGSDIASISLGATRDFVIKHKHSKQKCCISLHSGDLLIMHWPMQRDWLHSVPKRLKVTEPRWNYTFRQLVVNYHG, via the coding sequence ATGAAACAAGCAGATTTTGGATTCGAACTTGAGGCTCATCCTTTGGAGACTCCTGATGAGGCGCATGTCATTGAGAGTCAAGATATTAGGCCGCCCATCACCTTAGTGCGGGGGTATCTGGGCAAGGCGCAACAAAATGCGTTGATTAACGAGGCGCAATCTTACCCACTTACTCGCCCGCAAATTCAAGTGTTTGGTCGATATCATGCTATCCCTCGGCAGCAGGTATGGTATGGCGACCTAGGATGTGACTATTTATATTCAGGGTTATTTATTCGTGCCTTACCTTGGCCTAAGTATTTGCAAAAATTACGCGATAAATTACAACGGGATTTTGAACTGGGCAGCAATGGCGTGTTAGTTAACCGTTACGCTGATGGTCAAGATTGTATGGGCGCTCACAGCGATGATGAGCCTGAAATTGCTCACGGCAGTGATATTGCCTCAATCAGCTTAGGTGCGACTCGTGATTTTGTGATTAAACATAAACATAGCAAGCAGAAATGCTGCATTAGTTTACATAGTGGTGACTTGTTAATTATGCACTGGCCTATGCAACGAGACTGGTTGCACAGTGTGCCGAAGCGCCTAAAGGTCACAGAGCCTCGTTGGAACTACACATTTAGGCAACTTGTCGTTAATTATCATGGGTAA
- a CDS encoding BolA family protein, whose protein sequence is MSNTQEQGTVAETINQKLTESFSPTHLEVLNESHRHHVPPNSETHFKVVVISDEFEGLRLLARHRLVNNCLANELANGVHALSIHTFTQSEWAADVEVPKTPNCRG, encoded by the coding sequence ATGTCCAATACCCAAGAGCAGGGCACAGTGGCTGAGACCATCAATCAGAAGTTAACTGAGAGCTTCTCACCAACGCATTTAGAAGTGCTGAACGAAAGCCATCGTCATCATGTTCCACCTAATTCAGAGACTCACTTTAAAGTTGTAGTGATCAGCGATGAATTTGAGGGGCTCCGCTTGCTTGCTCGTCATCGCTTGGTGAACAACTGTTTAGCTAATGAGTTAGCTAATGGCGTACATGCGCTATCTATTCATACCTTTACACAAAGTGAGTGGGCAGCGGACGTCGAAGTGCCCAAAACACCTAATTGCCGCGGTTAA
- a CDS encoding TRAP transporter substrate-binding protein, with the protein MRYLGGLLFTVLFFGATGCNPSSQHAEPISKASITDAPPVKQVIEWRLATSWPKNFPGLGMAPERFATLVNDMSHGQLRITVHGAGELMPAFAVFDGVSQGKIQMAHAASYYWKGKTPASQFFSSIPFGMTAQEMNGWLHYGGMALWEEVYRPFGIIPLAGGNTGMQMGGWFNKPINTIADFKGLKIRMPGLGGEVLKRVGAVPVNMAGRELFSALQTGSLDAAEWVGPVNDLAFGLHKVAKYYYYPGWHEPGSNMEFLINKAAFESLPEDLQTVVKTAARAINQDMLDEYTTSNVTALETLVKEEGVELRAFPPAVLTELERISHQVIGEQAEQDPMMGKVYRAYHAYEQGVREYHKISEDAYSQQRQH; encoded by the coding sequence ATGCGTTATTTGGGGGGACTGTTATTTACGGTATTGTTTTTTGGTGCGACTGGCTGTAATCCCTCATCCCAACATGCTGAACCTATTTCTAAAGCGTCCATTACTGATGCACCTCCCGTGAAGCAAGTGATTGAATGGCGTTTAGCCACCTCTTGGCCGAAAAATTTCCCCGGCTTAGGTATGGCGCCAGAGCGTTTTGCAACGCTGGTTAATGATATGTCCCATGGTCAATTGCGCATTACCGTGCACGGCGCTGGGGAATTAATGCCTGCCTTTGCGGTATTCGACGGGGTTAGCCAAGGTAAAATTCAGATGGCCCACGCCGCTTCCTATTATTGGAAGGGCAAAACTCCCGCCTCACAGTTTTTTTCTTCGATTCCATTTGGAATGACAGCACAGGAAATGAACGGCTGGTTGCATTATGGCGGCATGGCGCTGTGGGAGGAGGTTTATCGCCCCTTTGGTATTATTCCCTTAGCAGGGGGAAATACAGGCATGCAAATGGGCGGCTGGTTTAATAAACCCATCAATACGATTGCCGACTTTAAAGGGCTGAAGATCCGAATGCCAGGGCTTGGTGGAGAGGTACTTAAGCGTGTTGGCGCCGTGCCTGTTAATATGGCTGGCAGAGAACTGTTTAGTGCGCTACAAACAGGCTCGCTTGACGCCGCCGAATGGGTTGGGCCAGTTAACGATCTCGCCTTTGGTTTGCATAAAGTCGCGAAATATTATTACTATCCCGGTTGGCATGAACCTGGTTCCAATATGGAATTTTTGATCAACAAAGCCGCCTTTGAGAGTCTTCCCGAAGATTTGCAAACTGTCGTTAAAACAGCGGCCCGTGCTATCAATCAAGATATGTTGGATGAATACACCACGAGCAATGTCACCGCCCTCGAAACCCTCGTTAAAGAAGAAGGTGTCGAGCTTAGGGCTTTTCCGCCTGCGGTGTTAACCGAACTTGAGCGGATCTCACATCAGGTGATTGGAGAACAAGCGGAACAAGATCCTATGATGGGCAAGGTGTACCGTGCTTATCATGCTTATGAACAGGGAGTGCGTGAATACCATAAGATTTCTGAGGACGCATACAGCCAGCAACGGCAGCATTAA
- the luxS gene encoding S-ribosylhomocysteine lyase: MPLLDSFTVDHTRMNAPAVRVAKHMTTPKGDAITVFDLRFCAPNKDILSERGIHTLEHLFAGFMRDHLNGDDVEIIDISPMGCRTGFYMSLIGVPTERQVADAWLASMEDVLKVVEQSEIPELNEYQCGTYEMHSLEQAQDIARNIIAAGVSVNRNDDLKLSDEILGKL, from the coding sequence ATGCCATTACTTGATAGCTTTACCGTTGACCATACTCGGATGAATGCACCTGCCGTGCGTGTTGCCAAACATATGACGACCCCAAAAGGCGATGCGATTACCGTATTCGATCTGCGTTTTTGCGCGCCAAATAAAGATATCCTGAGCGAGCGTGGCATCCACACTTTGGAACATTTGTTTGCGGGCTTTATGCGTGACCATTTAAATGGTGATGATGTGGAAATTATTGATATTTCTCCAATGGGCTGTCGCACTGGTTTTTATATGAGCCTGATTGGCGTGCCTACTGAACGTCAAGTAGCGGATGCGTGGCTTGCCTCAATGGAAGATGTACTGAAAGTTGTTGAACAATCTGAAATTCCTGAGCTGAACGAATATCAATGTGGCACCTATGAGATGCACTCTTTGGAGCAAGCGCAGGACATTGCACGTAATATTATCGCAGCTGGCGTGAGCGTTAACCGCAACGATGATTTAAAACTCAGTGATGAGATTCTAGGTAAACTCTAG
- a CDS encoding TonB-dependent receptor domain-containing protein: MSSRYFVMSLTALAVSCVYANSLNANPLYSQTLDLAKLNDQYHSTDDAMQLSNLNSLTLLRADHSGNSANISMRSATQGVAVMQDRVYFSPAPYSAPQLQLLPHLLLQQSVTTTPLANMAVGGQGSFGVVDYQSLNIIERSQSGSVQIEGTTDSDVNAGMRWGVNQKEYGALFAANYIKEQGDAIFFNGSDADRKKMDMLFKVNASSLLGARSPQQTEFTYQFIDDDSYRSLLGITAADWQQDPLLLYSATAQDKHQGRQHKYQLSHQVNLGDSKVMSDFYYQFYSQRLDQLGAFNGQNIGLGTLYDIAAFDRNPSANGADVNMLVQDNDYSAFGAQTQSINQYGEHQITYSARYHTDKAEMRFGDQTALWQADRSIVRDESNAVLAYTDDATALTSAIDSLWRWQGMQIKLGLTYEHVSVNREVSLAFAGLDEADFSDSDWMPQLGVLYDAGDWRFSTDIRRAWAAASAGNLTQDAQESLHYQVSAQYASDGIKADLRAYVQEFDNLHVDCDSYSMCVDSRLLTQENIPDVLTYGVEFGLGYRSMLGELELPLELSYQYLSAEYQTSTCTDIQGCVLEGDKLAWLPEHQLQLSAGIEYAQYQLNLVAAYQSERDFSQYGSELQRVDGQWRADIAANYDIDKHHRVYFRLENLFDESLVTTVSNSGIRTENGRISYLGYQWRF, from the coding sequence ATGTCAAGTCGCTATTTTGTCATGTCGCTGACCGCGCTTGCGGTTTCCTGTGTTTACGCTAATTCACTTAATGCAAATCCCCTCTATTCTCAAACACTTGATTTAGCGAAGCTCAATGATCAGTATCATTCTACCGATGATGCAATGCAGTTAAGCAATCTCAATAGCCTAACGCTGCTTCGGGCTGACCATAGTGGCAATTCCGCCAATATCAGTATGCGCTCAGCCACCCAAGGTGTGGCTGTGATGCAAGATAGAGTGTATTTCTCACCTGCGCCCTATTCGGCACCGCAATTGCAGCTATTACCCCATCTTTTGTTGCAGCAAAGTGTGACGACTACGCCACTGGCCAATATGGCTGTTGGTGGTCAGGGATCATTTGGCGTGGTGGACTACCAAAGCCTTAACATTATTGAACGCTCACAATCTGGCAGTGTTCAAATCGAGGGGACGACGGATTCAGATGTGAATGCGGGCATGCGTTGGGGCGTTAATCAAAAAGAATACGGTGCCTTATTTGCGGCTAATTATATTAAAGAACAAGGTGATGCGATTTTTTTCAACGGCAGCGATGCTGACAGAAAAAAAATGGATATGTTGTTTAAGGTCAATGCTTCAAGCTTACTTGGCGCCCGCAGTCCGCAGCAAACGGAATTTACCTATCAATTTATCGATGATGATAGTTACCGTTCATTGCTTGGGATCACTGCCGCCGACTGGCAGCAGGATCCTTTGCTGCTGTATTCCGCTACCGCACAAGATAAACATCAAGGACGGCAACATAAATACCAGTTATCACATCAAGTCAACTTAGGTGATAGCAAGGTGATGAGCGACTTTTACTATCAATTCTATTCACAACGACTGGATCAGCTTGGCGCGTTTAATGGGCAAAATATTGGCTTGGGAACGCTTTACGACATTGCCGCCTTCGATCGTAATCCCAGTGCGAATGGCGCCGATGTAAATATGTTGGTGCAAGACAATGATTACAGTGCATTCGGTGCCCAGACTCAGTCGATAAACCAATACGGCGAACATCAAATTACCTACAGCGCTCGTTATCATACCGATAAAGCCGAGATGCGTTTTGGTGATCAAACTGCATTATGGCAAGCTGACAGAAGTATCGTCCGTGATGAGTCTAATGCGGTGTTAGCCTACACCGATGATGCCACGGCGCTGACGTCGGCAATCGACTCTTTATGGCGTTGGCAGGGCATGCAAATCAAGTTAGGGCTTACTTACGAGCATGTTAGTGTTAATCGTGAAGTGAGCTTAGCTTTTGCTGGGCTTGACGAAGCGGACTTTTCTGATAGCGATTGGATGCCGCAACTTGGTGTGCTTTATGATGCAGGCGATTGGCGTTTTAGTACCGATATACGCCGGGCATGGGCTGCGGCGAGTGCGGGTAATCTTACCCAAGACGCTCAGGAATCGCTTCATTATCAAGTCAGTGCCCAATATGCGAGTGACGGCATTAAGGCTGATTTGCGGGCTTATGTGCAAGAATTTGATAATCTTCATGTGGATTGTGATAGTTACTCCATGTGCGTCGATTCTCGTCTGCTAACTCAAGAAAATATACCCGATGTGCTTACCTATGGGGTTGAATTCGGCCTGGGCTATCGCTCGATGTTGGGTGAGCTTGAATTACCCTTAGAGCTAAGTTATCAGTATCTTAGCGCTGAATATCAGACGAGCACCTGCACCGATATCCAAGGTTGCGTCCTGGAGGGCGACAAACTGGCTTGGTTACCCGAGCACCAATTGCAATTGAGCGCGGGGATTGAATACGCCCAATATCAATTAAACCTTGTCGCTGCTTATCAATCTGAGCGTGATTTCAGTCAGTATGGTAGTGAGTTGCAGCGTGTTGACGGTCAATGGCGTGCCGATATAGCGGCAAATTACGATATTGATAAGCACCACAGGGTGTATTTTCGCCTTGAAAACCTATTCGATGAATCTTTAGTGACAACAGTATCAAATAGTGGAATTCGAACTGAAAATGGACGGATCAGCTATTTAGGTTATCAATGGCGGTTCTAA
- a CDS encoding Na(+)-translocating NADH-quinone reductase subunit A, translating to MITIKKGLELPIAGGPEQVIHNGPAIKHVATLGEEYIGLRPTMKIKVGDKVQKGQVIFEDKKNPGVKYTALASGTILDINRGAQRVLQSVVIEVEGNDSIAFAKYDATALDTLDAQLVRDNLIESGLWTALRTRPFSKVPAVDSSAAGIFVTAIDTQPHAADPVVVIREHKEDFANGLKVLARLTEDKVYLCKAPGADIPAANAQVEEFAGIHPAGLVGTHIHFLLPASAKRTVWHVGYQDVIAIGQLFTTGQLHTERVVAIAGPKAAKPRLVRTVLGASMTELTAGETLAGNVRFISGSVLNGRTAIGPQGYLGRYHMQVSLLEEGTEKEFLGWVLPGANKFSITRAFLGHFSSSRLFNMTTSTGGSDRAMVPIGNYERVMPLDILPTMLLRDLISGDFDGAVTLGALELDEEDLALCTFVCPGKYDYGSYLRDCLDTIVREG from the coding sequence ATGATTACAATTAAGAAAGGATTGGAACTGCCTATAGCAGGCGGACCAGAGCAAGTTATCCATAATGGCCCAGCCATTAAACATGTAGCTACTTTGGGTGAAGAGTATATTGGCTTACGTCCAACGATGAAGATCAAAGTGGGCGATAAAGTACAAAAAGGTCAGGTGATTTTCGAAGATAAGAAAAATCCTGGCGTAAAATATACGGCTTTAGCCAGTGGTACTATATTAGACATTAACCGGGGCGCCCAGCGTGTGCTGCAGTCTGTTGTTATAGAAGTGGAAGGTAACGACAGCATTGCCTTTGCGAAATATGATGCCACTGCACTAGATACGCTTGATGCGCAATTGGTCCGTGATAACCTGATTGAATCAGGTTTATGGACTGCATTGCGTACACGTCCTTTCAGCAAAGTGCCAGCTGTAGATTCTTCTGCTGCGGGTATTTTTGTAACCGCCATTGATACGCAACCCCATGCAGCCGATCCTGTAGTAGTTATCCGCGAGCATAAAGAAGATTTTGCTAATGGTCTTAAAGTCTTAGCAAGACTTACCGAAGATAAAGTTTACCTTTGTAAAGCGCCTGGCGCCGATATTCCTGCCGCTAATGCCCAAGTTGAAGAATTTGCCGGTATTCACCCTGCGGGTCTTGTTGGTACTCATATCCATTTCCTACTTCCCGCCTCTGCAAAACGTACTGTTTGGCATGTCGGTTACCAAGATGTTATAGCCATTGGTCAGCTATTTACAACAGGTCAACTGCATACTGAACGTGTAGTCGCGATTGCGGGTCCCAAAGCAGCTAAGCCAAGATTAGTTCGCACTGTTTTAGGTGCAAGCATGACTGAACTGACTGCGGGCGAAACCCTAGCGGGTAATGTGCGCTTTATTTCAGGCTCTGTGCTCAATGGTCGTACAGCGATAGGTCCTCAAGGGTATTTAGGCCGTTACCATATGCAGGTGAGTCTGCTAGAAGAAGGCACGGAAAAAGAATTTTTGGGTTGGGTATTACCTGGCGCGAACAAATTCTCTATCACTCGTGCATTCCTTGGTCACTTTAGCTCTTCTCGTTTGTTCAATATGACAACGAGCACAGGTGGTTCAGACCGCGCTATGGTACCTATTGGTAACTATGAGCGTGTAATGCCTCTGGATATTCTTCCTACAATGTTACTGCGTGACCTGATTTCGGGTGACTTTGACGGTGCAGTTACATTAGGCGCGTTAGAGTTGGATGAAGAAGATCTCGCACTGTGTACTTTCGTATGTCCAGGCAAATATGACTACGGTTCATATCTGCGTGATTGTTTAGATACGATCGTGAGGGAAGGCTAA